In one Saimiri boliviensis isolate mSaiBol1 chromosome 3, mSaiBol1.pri, whole genome shotgun sequence genomic region, the following are encoded:
- the ERVMER34-1 gene encoding endogenous retroviral envelope protein HEMO encodes MGSLSNYGLLQLTLTALLTIRVQPQHLLAPVFRTLSILTNQSNCWLCEHLDNAEEPELVFVPASASTWWTYSGQWLYERVCHLQAEMQNHSTSSCDKVTQHWEAFMEAQGLSFAQIRLLEGNFSLCVENKNGTGPFLGNIPKQYCTQTLWFDSTDGTFTPSIDITKESRKDYDDTRVYLRTRQRPWFADRINWTWNSSTVPLIGLPSTQNYQWVDRNSGLTWSGNDTCLYSCQNQTKGLLYQLFRNIFCSYGLTEAHGKWRCADANITNDKGHDGHQTPTWWLTGANLTLSVNNSGLFILCGNGVYKGFPPKWSGRCGLGYLVPSLTRYLTLNASQITNLRSFIHKATPHRRTKRDTHNPPLYHNPKDNSTIRALFPSLGTSDLEKAILNLSKAIEQEFGATQPTLEAHQSKGSSLASASPNDRVLDLPTTQRQTACGTVDKQCCLYINNSEDIMSDIQRIKDIAKNMKNIPLFDWGVWFRSWGYVLLIVIFCLIIFVLIYIRFFHKSRRSLNSQTLFPVLSPQQSA; translated from the coding sequence ATGGGTTCCCTTTCGAACTATGGTCTGCTTCAGCTAACGCTTACTGCTCTTTTGACAATTCGAGTGCAACCTCAACACCTGCTTGCACCAGTTTTCCGAACACTGTCTATCTTGACTAATCAGTCTAATTGCTGGTTATGTGAACATCTCGATAATGCAGAAGAACCCGAACTAGTTTTTGTTCCTGCCAGTGCAAGCACCTGGTGGACCTATTCTGGACAATGGTTGTACGAAAGGGTATGTCATCTACAAGCAGAAATGCAGAATCACTCCACTTCCTCCTGTGATAAAGTGACTCAGCACTGGGAAGCCTTCATGGAAGCTCAAGGTCTATCCTTTGCTCAAATAAGGTTATTGGAGggaaatttttctctttgtgtagaaaataaaaatggcactGGACCCTTCCTAGGTAACATACCTAAACAATATTGTACTCAAACACTGTGGTTTGATTCTACAGATGGCACCTTCACACCCTCTATAGATATTACAAAGGAATCCAGGAAAGATTATGATGATACAAGGGTTTACCTACGCACTAGACAACGTCCCTGGTTTGCAGATCGCATAAACTGGACCTGGAACAGCTCAACAGTTCCCTTGATTGGTCTACCCAGTACCCAAAACTACCAATGGGTAGATCGAAATTCTGGATTGACCTGGTCAGGTAATGACACCTGCCTATATAGTtgccaaaaccaaaccaaaggcCTTCTGTACCAGCTGTTTCGCAACATATTTTGCTCTTATGGGCTGACAGAGGCTCATGGGAAATGGAGATGTGCAGATGCCAACATAACTAATGACAAAGGTCATGATGGACACCAGACCCCCACCTGGTGGCTCACAGGTGCCAATCTGACCTTGTCTGTGAATAACTCTGGTCTCTTTATTTTATGTGGCAATGGGGTATACAAAGGGTTTCCACCAAAATGGTCAGGGCGATGTGGACTTGGGTATCTGGTACCTTCTCTCACCAGATACCTTACCTTAAATGCTAGCCAAATTACAAACCTGAGGTCCTTCATTCATAAAGCAACACCACATAGACGCACCAAACGAGACACACACAATCCACCTCTATATCACAACCCCAAGGACAATTCAACAATAAGGGCCCTTTTTCCAAGTTTGGGAACATCCGATTTAGAAAAGGCAATTTTAAACCTTTCCAAAGCAATAGAACAGGAATTCGGTGCCACGCAGCCAACCTTGGAAGCACACCAATCAAAAGGTAGCAGTTTAGCCTCAGCATCCCCAAATGATCGTGTCTTGGATCTACCGACCACCCAACGGCAAACGGCTTGTGGAACTGTTGACAAACAATGTTGCCTCTATATAAACAATTCGGAAGATATAATGTCTGATATACAGCGTATCAAAGACATAGCCAAGAACATGAAGAATATACCGTTATTTGATTGGGGAGTCTGGTTCAGATCATGGGGCTATGTgcttttaattgttattttctgCTTAATCATCTTTGTTCTAATCTACATTCGTTTCTTTCACAAATCTCGCAGATCCCTTAACTCCCAAACTCTGTTCCCAGTCTTATCTCCACAGCAATCAGCATAG